TGGTGCTGTTATCGGCGGGCTTTCAGGAAAGAAGGTTGAGTCTGGAACTATCAATAGCATAATTCTTCGGTTGGTAGTCAATGACTCCGACAACCCAACGCATGACATTAGTTTTCTCGCAACTGAGTCAAAGCGGGACGAAATTATTTACAAGGCATCAGCTGACTATGCACGACAATGGCAAGCACGCCTTGATGTGCTTATCAATCGCGCAGAGAAGGCAGACTCTTTAAGCCACCCAACACTACCCAAGGAAGCACGTAGTTTATCTGATGAATTACGCGCTCTGGCTGATCTCAAAGACAGCGGCATACTGACAGATGCTGAATTTACAGCTCAAAAATCAAAGCTGCTGAGCTGAACGTAGCAACTCGCTCAAGCCGATTCAACTCTCTGGCACAGCTTAATTCAGACGTTAATTCCCGAGGATCCTATTCAAGGTAGATGACTTACATACCACTTTGGATCGATAGCTAAAGCGTTGATGCCAAGCGGCAATTTCTTTATTTTTGACAAAGCCGCGCCCAAGTTTCAGCCTCCGTTTCCACATAGCGCAGCACTCTGATCGGCGTAGCGTCAATTTCCGCATCAGAGTGCCACTGAAAAGGCCGCTGGGTAGCTGCGCAGTAGCTACCGCCCCTCAGTGTCCCGCATCCGCCGAGCGCGAGCACGGTCACGCACAGCATCATCGTCAAGGCGCTCAATAGTTTCAGCTGCATCACGTCCTACCTCCACTGCGGCCATGTCCGCCTTTGTTTGTTTCTGCTCTGCCTGTGCCCTGCCCTGACGCCGCCCGACCTGCAGCAGCGCCAGAGCGGCGATGATCAGGCCACCCAGCAAGCCGAGCCAACCTACAATTCGGTGCCATACTGCTTTAAACAATGGCCGCTCCTATCTTGATGGCCTCAGCCCCCGATGCGCCCAAGAAGCGAGCGCGGTCTGCAGCACGACGGCGGCGCAGGCCCAACAGCACTTTGCCGCCTGACTTGTTCCAGCGTGGGAATTGCTCAGCAGCACCGGCCTGGTCGCCGGCATTGAACAGGCGCACCAGAGTAGAGCTTTGAAATGCTCCCACGCCGATGTTGTAGGCCAAGTCGACCATCGCATCGATCTGAGCCTGGGTTGCCGGACGAGTCAGCGCGACCAGGACACCAGGTACGAACTCGCGGGCCAACCGACGCTGCAATCGTTCGTCAGCCTCGGCCTGGGTGATACGCAAGCCTTTCACCACATCTGGTCCCGTATCACCCCAGCCTATGGTCCACACTTTGCCGTCAGCATCCCAATAAGCCTCCAACCGGCAGCTCTCAAAATACCGCAGGATGGCCAGGCCATCGGCGGACATGCCGATCGGCTTCGGCTCGACTGGCGCTGGCGCTGGCGTAGGTTCCTCTTTCTGCGAACGAAAAAAAAGGGCCAGAAGGCCCAAGATCACATCAATCAATTTCTGCATTTCACTTCCCCAAAATTTTCCCTTTCATTTCAGCAACCCAGTTCGGAATGCCCTGCTCCTGCATTCGCTGCGCCCAGCGCACCCAGGCTCCCAACACCCACCAGGC
This genomic window from Alcaligenes faecalis contains:
- a CDS encoding SHOCT domain-containing protein; amino-acid sequence: MDFWSILLLSFVIAVALAVMMGIHDSKKQKEFAAAITRIPDFTAKHVYRSVAGYNGIAIDEGRSKVCLFKYIGGRLSHRLFDYRDILSSEISEDGHTVITTARSSQVGGVLVGGALLGGVGAVIGGLSGKKVESGTINSIILRLVVNDSDNPTHDISFLATESKRDEIIYKASADYARQWQARLDVLINRAEKADSLSHPTLPKEARSLSDELRALADLKDSGILTDAEFTAQKSKLLS
- a CDS encoding lysozyme, with translation MSADGLAILRYFESCRLEAYWDADGKVWTIGWGDTGPDVVKGLRITQAEADERLQRRLAREFVPGVLVALTRPATQAQIDAMVDLAYNIGVGAFQSSTLVRLFNAGDQAGAAEQFPRWNKSGGKVLLGLRRRRAADRARFLGASGAEAIKIGAAIV